In Liquorilactobacillus hordei DSM 19519, the following proteins share a genomic window:
- a CDS encoding MBL fold metallo-hydrolase encodes MDLVTQEKDDMKISVLASGSSGNVTYIETPKRKILVDAGLSGKKIANLMASIGRNIADVDSLLVTHEHTDHCKGVGILARKYNLNVYANKGTWDAMASKIGKIPTEQKHLFGMGETKSFVDLDVESFGVSHDAAEPQFYQFHHNGHSFVILTDTGYVSERTEGIIKNADGYLIECNHDTEMLRMGAYPWSLKQRILSDRGHLSNDDGASALIDILGNRTKQIYLGHLSKDNNVKELAHLTVETAMKQQDLGVNEDFGIYDTDPEKATKLVII; translated from the coding sequence ATGGATTTAGTGACCCAAGAAAAAGATGATATGAAAATAAGTGTTTTGGCCAGTGGAAGTAGTGGGAATGTCACTTATATCGAAACTCCAAAACGAAAAATTTTAGTTGATGCTGGATTGAGTGGGAAAAAGATTGCTAATTTAATGGCATCAATTGGGAGAAATATCGCTGATGTTGATAGTTTGCTTGTTACGCATGAGCATACGGATCATTGTAAGGGGGTTGGGATCCTAGCAAGAAAGTATAACTTAAACGTATATGCTAACAAAGGTACATGGGATGCAATGGCTAGTAAAATCGGAAAGATACCTACCGAACAAAAACATTTGTTTGGGATGGGTGAGACAAAATCTTTTGTTGACCTTGATGTAGAGAGTTTTGGTGTGTCTCATGATGCTGCCGAACCACAATTTTATCAATTTCATCATAATGGACATTCATTTGTAATACTGACCGATACAGGATACGTTTCAGAACGTACTGAGGGCATTATCAAGAATGCTGATGGTTATTTAATTGAATGTAATCATGATACGGAGATGCTGCGTATGGGTGCCTATCCATGGTCTTTGAAACAACGAATTTTAAGTGATCGTGGTCATCTATCAAATGATGACGGGGCATCGGCATTGATAGATATACTTGGCAATCGAACTAAACAAATTTATTTGGGACACTTGAGTAAGGATAATAATGTAAAAGAACTAGCGCATCTGACTGTAGAAACCGCGATGAAACAACAGGACTTGGGTGTAAATGAAGATTTTGGAATTTATGATACAGATCCAG
- a CDS encoding two-component system regulatory protein YycI produces the protein MNFKRIELIFFIAFIALDIFLFISYSQKDDAVISTTKSTNENSLSSVLKSIKGDQITYGELSNKKGKGYYISSSTKNNLQESISSLQNQTVSYQNHKIVGVFEDSIKIKKSSSPQDTLNTVVSDETKIVDGQSYKYNKNLSTKNTVVYTQIIRGTPVYMPNGQIRFTIRNGYVTGYSQGILDDVEILQQRPIISQERAVIWLYQYNKLMNNSSVEWVNLGYTKLLTVNNNIVYIPTWVIGVKSNSTGNVQYRRINAFSGAIMDESDSIN, from the coding sequence ATGAACTTCAAAAGAATAGAATTGATCTTCTTTATAGCTTTTATAGCGTTGGATATTTTCTTGTTCATATCCTATTCACAAAAAGATGATGCTGTAATTTCGACAACAAAATCGACAAATGAGAATTCACTTTCCTCGGTGTTAAAGAGTATTAAGGGAGATCAGATTACATATGGTGAACTCTCTAATAAAAAAGGAAAGGGTTACTATATTTCGAGTTCTACCAAAAACAATCTTCAAGAAAGCATTAGTTCACTGCAAAATCAAACAGTATCTTATCAGAATCACAAAATCGTAGGAGTATTTGAAGATTCGATAAAAATTAAAAAATCTAGTAGTCCGCAAGACACACTTAATACTGTTGTTAGTGATGAGACAAAAATAGTAGATGGACAAAGCTATAAGTACAATAAAAATCTTTCTACTAAAAACACTGTAGTTTATACACAGATTATTCGTGGAACACCTGTTTATATGCCAAATGGTCAAATCAGATTTACCATAAGAAATGGTTATGTGACAGGATATTCCCAGGGAATACTTGATGATGTAGAGATTTTACAACAGCGACCAATTATCAGTCAGGAAAGGGCAGTTATTTGGTTATACCAATACAATAAATTAATGAATAATAGTTCGGTTGAGTGGGTAAATTTAGGATATACGAAATTACTTACTGTTAATAACAATATTGTATATATTCCAACTTGGGTAATAGGTGTTAAAAGTAACTCGACTGGCAATGTACAATATCGAAGAATAAATGCCTTTTCAGGTGCAATAATGGACGAATCGGATAGTATAAATTAA
- a CDS encoding YycH family regulatory protein produces the protein MKLRKILLHTGLTVTILISVFFSALIWFNPAMLQHDSKETTDTGENTTSVSKKTLSDIFLPLQATYNVNDLQYQLPSSENYLIGKVWKIMKKWNSVSTSTKIYKNSTDYLTFLKQNNAMLLNYNSPITVKVFNKVFTQKIEGLSKFKFNRIMIPLENENYIYLMNDQSKAVCKVVVNNMKAVKKIKTYLKSSSIQNNKLEIDYYVLNNRIINFYVNSVQLPKYSYLYNKTNISSYVSELLNPSGQTSITTKLQKNKTVYLDGSDNRLTLNDTTSAVQYENYSALDYYDDANSGKIKTQKLNYYTHLTESLNQLNKIGVAPDNLRFDEVNSEDGTVTYRSYIAGFPIISNDNYGTYKIKLMSTGGKEYNFSLNSLQVPVPASQYKQNLPSTYTVLRELENAGYTLSKIKDIRVGYKWQKNQSSNLVIDMIPTYYVYIDGRWSELEDLLSTN, from the coding sequence ATGAAGCTTAGAAAAATTCTATTGCATACAGGATTGACAGTTACAATCTTAATTAGTGTCTTTTTCTCTGCACTTATTTGGTTTAATCCCGCAATGCTACAACATGATTCTAAAGAGACGACTGACACAGGAGAAAATACAACAAGTGTTAGTAAAAAAACTTTGAGTGATATTTTTTTACCCTTGCAAGCTACGTATAATGTGAATGATTTACAGTATCAACTTCCAAGTTCTGAGAATTACTTGATAGGTAAAGTTTGGAAAATTATGAAGAAGTGGAATAGTGTTTCGACATCAACAAAAATTTATAAGAACAGTACAGATTACTTAACCTTTTTAAAACAAAATAATGCTATGTTGTTGAATTACAACAGCCCAATAACTGTCAAAGTTTTTAATAAGGTTTTTACACAGAAAATAGAAGGTCTTTCAAAATTTAAATTTAATAGAATTATGATACCCCTAGAAAATGAAAATTATATTTATTTGATGAATGATCAATCAAAAGCAGTTTGTAAAGTTGTTGTTAACAATATGAAGGCAGTAAAGAAGATTAAGACATATTTGAAGAGCAGTAGTATTCAAAATAATAAGTTAGAGATTGATTATTATGTACTTAATAATAGAATAATCAACTTTTATGTTAATTCAGTACAACTCCCTAAGTATAGTTATCTTTACAATAAGACAAACATAAGCTCGTATGTAAGTGAATTATTAAATCCAAGTGGACAAACTTCGATAACAACTAAACTACAAAAAAATAAAACTGTTTACTTAGATGGGTCAGATAATAGGTTAACATTAAACGATACAACGAGTGCAGTACAATATGAGAATTATTCGGCATTGGATTATTATGATGATGCAAACAGTGGCAAAATAAAGACGCAAAAATTGAATTATTATACACATTTAACGGAGAGTTTGAATCAGTTGAATAAAATAGGTGTTGCTCCAGATAACTTACGTTTTGATGAGGTTAATTCTGAAGATGGCACAGTCACATATCGTAGTTATATTGCTGGGTTTCCAATCATTAGCAATGATAATTATGGTACCTACAAAATTAAACTGATGAGTACAGGTGGTAAAGAGTATAATTTTTCATTAAATAGTTTACAGGTTCCTGTACCTGCTAGCCAATATAAACAAAATCTGCCTTCTACGTATACTGTTTTACGAGAATTGGAAAATGCGGGTTATACTTTAAGCAAGATAAAAGATATAAGAGTGGGTTATAAGTGGCAAAAAAATCAATCATCTAATCTTGTTATTGATATGATACCTACTTACTATGTCTATATAGATGGACGATGGAGTGAGCTTGAGGATCTTTTGTCTACAAATTAA